A region from the Arachis ipaensis cultivar K30076 chromosome B01, Araip1.1, whole genome shotgun sequence genome encodes:
- the LOC107612475 gene encoding protein YLS3-like → MASTSPMLVLITPIVLMLIHNTVRDTTQEKQKCAEQLTGLATCLTYVGGDAKSPTADCCSGLIEAIKNKKKCVCLIIKDRDDLDLGLKVNLTLALAIPSLCKAPNNLSVSDTSALGS, encoded by the exons ATGGCCTCAACATCACCAATGCTAGTGTTAATAACACCAATAGTGTTGATGCTGATCCACAATACAGTGAGGGATACAACACAAGAGAAACAGAAATGTGCAGAGCAACTAACTGGTCTTGCAACATGTCTTACATACGTTGGTGGTGATGCAAAATCTCCCACAGCAGATTGCTGCAGTGGACTCATAGAAGccataaaaaacaaaaagaagtgTGTTTGTCTTATCATCAAAGATAGAGATGATCTTGACCTTGGCTTGAAGGTTAACCTCACACTTGCTCTAGCCATTCCTTCACTTTGCAAAGCTCCAAATAATCTCTCAGTGTCCGA CACTTCTGCACTTGGATCCTAA